A genomic stretch from Desulfurococcaceae archaeon MEX13E-LK6-19 includes:
- a CDS encoding NAD-binding protein: MRILIVGGGMVAEELLERLDLRSNEVFVVENNPERSKSLTQKYDITVINRDATDVSLYTSEIRMDEIDAVIALTGKDEINLFVLAIAKIYNVPIRMAKVTSTRLAEFLQSLGLGIPICQPSLVSTMISNYLNSIREPWLLGVVGEHRIYLIALAETDIAVGQKISELGLPEDVHVVLVFDGSSIYFPGEEFVLKPGYQILVLSKTSDVVKYFKG; this comes from the coding sequence TTGCGTATACTGATTGTAGGCGGTGGGATGGTCGCTGAAGAACTACTTGAACGTCTTGACTTGAGGTCTAACGAGGTTTTTGTTGTTGAAAATAACCCTGAAAGAAGTAAGTCTTTGACACAAAAATACGATATAACGGTAATCAATAGAGATGCAACAGACGTGTCATTATATACAAGCGAGATTAGAATGGATGAGATTGATGCAGTTATAGCATTAACGGGTAAAGATGAGATTAATTTGTTTGTCTTGGCAATAGCAAAGATATATAACGTACCCATAAGAATGGCTAAGGTAACGAGTACTAGGTTAGCAGAGTTCCTTCAAAGTCTAGGTTTAGGTATACCTATATGTCAGCCTTCATTAGTTTCTACGATGATTTCTAACTATTTGAACTCTATTAGGGAACCTTGGCTTCTAGGTGTTGTTGGTGAACATAGGATATACTTGATAGCTCTTGCAGAAACTGATATAGCTGTTGGACAGAAAATATCCGAGCTAGGGTTGCCTGAGGATGTCCATGTTGTACTTGTGTTTGATGGTTCAAGTATATATTTTCCAGGAGAAGAATTTGTATTAAAGCCCGGGTACCAGATACTTGTATTGTCTAAGACGAGTGATGTAGTCAAGTACTTTAAGGGATAA
- a CDS encoding tRNA (N(6)-L-threonylcarbamoyladenosine(37)-C(2))-methylthiotransferase, translating into MRVYIETYGCALNKGDSYIMRSVLVERGHSIVDNVTEADVIIVNTCTVRYDTEQKMINRITSLREYCLKTGKKLIVAGCMAKAQPYLVAKIAPEASLVSPQNASRIWIAVESPQRTILLDGERDRNCVGLWLENSIAVIPIQEGCLGNCSFCIVKNARRRVVSHPIHIIVKTVKNLIEKGALEIELTGQDTSVYGIDLYGKQMLPELVRRITEIKGDFMIRIGMTNPDTLRNIVDDIVEVLRHPKVYKFMHIPVQSGSNNVLKVMRRRYTVEEFVEIVNFLRRKIPGITIATDIIVGHPGETEDDFLQTIELLRKIEPERVHLAQYSVRPNTLAAKLPQIDTKTKKRRSLQVLKLIEEIGLKKNSEYIGSTARVLLVENTLPHPTARLYNYTPVVITNITRFKKGEWIKAKITNATFFDLRGVKI; encoded by the coding sequence ATGAGAGTCTACATAGAGACTTATGGCTGTGCATTAAATAAAGGAGATTCATACATAATGCGTAGCGTATTGGTAGAGAGAGGTCATAGTATAGTCGATAACGTTACAGAAGCCGATGTAATTATAGTTAATACATGTACAGTTAGATATGATACCGAGCAAAAAATGATCAATAGAATAACTTCGCTTAGAGAATACTGCTTAAAAACAGGCAAGAAACTTATTGTAGCAGGATGTATGGCCAAGGCCCAACCATATCTCGTCGCAAAAATAGCTCCCGAAGCAAGTCTTGTATCTCCACAAAACGCATCAAGAATATGGATAGCCGTAGAATCCCCGCAAAGAACAATTCTTCTCGATGGAGAAAGAGATAGGAACTGCGTGGGGTTATGGCTAGAAAACAGTATCGCGGTAATCCCTATACAAGAAGGATGCTTGGGTAATTGTAGTTTTTGTATAGTAAAAAACGCTAGGAGAAGAGTTGTCAGCCACCCAATACATATTATCGTAAAGACAGTCAAGAACCTAATTGAGAAAGGTGCTCTAGAGATAGAGCTCACAGGCCAGGACACTAGCGTCTACGGAATAGACCTTTATGGCAAACAAATGCTGCCAGAACTAGTAAGAAGAATTACAGAAATCAAAGGAGACTTTATGATAAGAATAGGAATGACAAACCCTGATACTCTAAGAAATATTGTTGATGATATTGTTGAGGTGCTCAGACATCCCAAAGTCTATAAGTTCATGCATATACCTGTCCAAAGCGGTAGCAATAACGTATTGAAAGTTATGAGGAGAAGATATACTGTAGAAGAATTTGTAGAGATAGTTAATTTCCTTAGGAGGAAAATACCCGGAATAACAATTGCAACAGATATCATTGTAGGACATCCTGGCGAGACTGAAGATGACTTTCTCCAAACGATAGAATTACTAAGGAAAATTGAGCCCGAAAGAGTACATTTAGCACAGTATAGTGTGAGACCAAATACTTTAGCTGCAAAACTACCCCAAATAGATACGAAAACAAAGAAAAGACGTTCACTCCAAGTGCTTAAACTCATAGAGGAAATCGGTCTAAAGAAGAATAGTGAGTACATAGGCAGTACTGCTAGGGTACTTCTTGTAGAAAATACTCTTCCGCATCCTACAGCACGATTATATAACTACACACCAGTTGTTATAACTAATATCACAAGATTTAAGAAAGGAGAATGGATTAAAGCAAAGATAACCAATGCAACATTCTTTGACTTGAGGGGTGTAAAGATTTAA
- a CDS encoding translation initiation factor IF-2 subunit beta yields MVKSIKEYSYEELLDRALSRLPKKEVKPGHFEVPKAEVINVGNKTIIRNFKYITEYLNREPKLLTKYFVKELAVPGTIDEAGALVLQGKFSAMIINKLIERFVKLYVICPTCGSHYTELIREGKVFKLKCLACGAETTLKAF; encoded by the coding sequence ATGGTTAAAAGCATTAAAGAATACAGCTACGAGGAATTACTTGACAGGGCGTTATCTCGTTTACCGAAAAAAGAAGTTAAGCCAGGTCATTTTGAGGTACCAAAAGCTGAGGTAATCAATGTTGGTAATAAAACTATCATAAGGAACTTTAAGTATATAACAGAATACCTTAATAGAGAACCAAAGCTGCTAACCAAATATTTTGTTAAAGAACTTGCTGTTCCTGGAACAATTGATGAAGCTGGGGCTCTAGTACTTCAAGGCAAGTTCTCGGCGATGATTATAAATAAGTTGATCGAGAGATTCGTCAAACTATACGTTATATGCCCTACTTGTGGAAGCCATTACACAGAGCTTATAAGGGAAGGAAAAGTGTTTAAACTAAAATGCCTTGCTTGCGGTGCCGAGACTACACTGAAAGCTTTCTAA
- a CDS encoding DUF424 family protein, protein MVEKDVMVYVKEHWWGTDHVVAVCDMNLLGKVLDNRGVKFFVDPVFYGGELVSIEKAIELIRRSTIANLVGKNIVEAAINEGLVHPDAVIEINGVPHAQIIKVFE, encoded by the coding sequence ATGGTTGAAAAGGATGTAATGGTGTATGTTAAAGAGCATTGGTGGGGAACTGATCACGTAGTAGCGGTATGTGATATGAATTTATTGGGGAAGGTACTTGATAATAGAGGGGTAAAGTTCTTTGTAGACCCGGTTTTCTATGGCGGAGAACTAGTGAGTATCGAGAAGGCTATAGAGCTTATACGCAGATCTACTATAGCGAATCTTGTAGGGAAAAACATTGTAGAAGCAGCTATTAATGAGGGTTTAGTTCATCCCGATGCTGTTATTGAAATTAATGGAGTCCCTCATGCACAAATAATAAAAGTTTTTGAGTAA
- a CDS encoding 60S ribosomal export protein NMD3 has product MRYCVKCGKLEEPDKPLINGLCPDCFIKYRGVFKKTPVLNIVICSKCGMWRHSGKWQSYSSLEEIVAQSLNAVYRKFVNDGIEYLEVNDVRGIHRATREYYEALVDLSILFKGGAYATTTSIVRFKIEKIVCPRCLRKAGKAFNALVQVRSERGFLTENEIDYVYDIVAEDGIADEVIEINENKNGIDIKILDPVVAKRIAAIISRDKGAKVIETFKLRKYDPSRGIKQGITTISVRLPDISEGDIVLYNGEPGIVKRFSGTRIIIEKLDGSEVKVSMEDYWRGIVSKPKDLVMENEYTVVGYDSSSIYLVDNVTGEFIEYPRSASLYNLKQGDKMRGFRIGNRLYIVRSTDLKGG; this is encoded by the coding sequence ATGAGATATTGTGTTAAATGCGGAAAGCTAGAAGAACCTGATAAACCACTTATTAACGGTCTTTGTCCCGATTGTTTCATCAAATATAGGGGTGTGTTCAAGAAGACGCCAGTGCTAAACATAGTTATTTGTAGCAAATGTGGCATGTGGAGACATTCCGGGAAATGGCAAAGCTATTCTAGTTTAGAAGAAATAGTAGCACAATCACTTAACGCTGTATACAGGAAATTCGTAAATGATGGTATAGAATATTTGGAAGTTAACGATGTGCGGGGGATTCATAGGGCGACACGTGAGTATTATGAAGCACTTGTTGATTTGTCTATTCTATTTAAAGGGGGAGCTTATGCTACAACAACGAGTATTGTTAGGTTTAAAATAGAGAAAATAGTATGCCCACGTTGTTTGCGTAAAGCGGGGAAAGCCTTCAATGCATTAGTTCAAGTGCGTAGTGAACGTGGTTTCTTAACTGAAAACGAGATTGATTATGTTTATGACATTGTTGCTGAGGATGGTATTGCTGATGAAGTTATTGAAATTAATGAGAACAAGAACGGTATTGATATTAAGATATTGGATCCCGTTGTAGCGAAACGTATTGCCGCTATTATTAGTCGTGATAAAGGGGCAAAGGTTATAGAAACGTTTAAACTTAGAAAATACGATCCATCACGAGGGATAAAGCAAGGCATCACAACGATCTCGGTCAGGTTGCCAGATATATCTGAGGGAGACATTGTCCTATATAATGGTGAGCCAGGTATAGTTAAGAGATTTAGTGGGACACGCATCATTATAGAAAAACTAGATGGGAGTGAAGTAAAGGTCTCCATGGAAGATTATTGGCGTGGTATAGTTAGTAAGCCTAAGGATCTGGTCATGGAGAATGAGTACACGGTTGTAGGCTACGATAGTTCTTCAATATATCTTGTCGATAACGTTACGGGAGAATTCATAGAATACCCTAGATCAGCAAGTCTTTATAACCTTAAACAGGGTGATAAAATGCGTGGATTTAGAATAGGGAACAGGCTTTATATTGTTAGAAGTACTGATCTAAAGGGTGGTTGA
- a CDS encoding translation initiation factor IF-1A has product MMDLAKKKKKRGMEESRKEPPLPGEGEVLCGVIRLVGGDHLIVKCLDGEERMVRIPGRMRRRVWMREGDIVLVAPWDFNPKKGDIVYRYDRGEVAKLIEKGVLPKEFLDALSELI; this is encoded by the coding sequence TTGATGGATTTGGCTAAGAAAAAGAAGAAACGAGGTATGGAGGAATCCCGTAAAGAACCCCCGTTGCCAGGTGAAGGAGAAGTATTATGTGGAGTCATAAGACTCGTTGGTGGTGATCACCTAATCGTAAAGTGTCTTGATGGAGAAGAGAGAATGGTTAGAATTCCGGGTAGGATGAGGAGGAGAGTATGGATGCGTGAAGGAGATATCGTTCTTGTTGCACCGTGGGATTTCAATCCTAAGAAAGGAGATATTGTTTATAGGTATGATAGAGGCGAGGTAGCGAAACTCATTGAGAAAGGTGTGTTGCCAAAAGAATTCCTTGATGCGTTGAGTGAACTGATATGA
- a CDS encoding serine protein kinase RIO encodes MSYDDFLDKKFREPREKRIKDKDLYETVEEVFDTRTVMTIYELMRRRVIKRMNGVISTGKEARVYLAYSPRNEELAVKIYLTATAEFRRGIMKYIIGDPRFSSIPGDTRKLIYLWTRKEYRNLKKMYDAGVSVPKPIAVLNNVLVMEFMGKNGVRYPLLKEVWQELSKEELKHIFDQVIDNMEKIVCKAGLVHADLSEFNIMVRDDLSIVIIDVSQAVSLEHPNAPEFLDRDIRNIYRFFYEEAGLDIPGPEIIASRMRECLAEKRKEDL; translated from the coding sequence ATGAGTTATGATGATTTTTTAGATAAAAAATTCCGTGAACCCCGTGAGAAGAGAATTAAGGATAAAGATCTTTATGAGACTGTTGAAGAAGTTTTTGATACACGTACTGTTATGACTATTTATGAGCTTATGCGACGTCGTGTTATAAAACGAATGAATGGCGTTATAAGTACAGGTAAGGAGGCACGCGTATACCTAGCTTATTCTCCTCGAAACGAAGAATTAGCCGTCAAAATATATCTTACAGCCACCGCGGAGTTCAGAAGAGGTATAATGAAGTACATTATCGGTGATCCTAGGTTTTCATCTATACCTGGTGATACAAGAAAACTAATCTATCTTTGGACCCGTAAGGAATATCGTAATCTTAAGAAAATGTATGATGCAGGCGTCAGTGTGCCCAAGCCTATTGCTGTGCTGAATAATGTTCTTGTCATGGAGTTTATGGGAAAGAATGGAGTAAGATATCCTCTTCTGAAGGAGGTATGGCAAGAACTTTCTAAAGAAGAGCTTAAGCATATTTTTGACCAGGTTATTGATAATATGGAGAAGATCGTGTGTAAAGCAGGATTAGTACATGCAGATCTCTCGGAGTTCAATATAATGGTTAGAGATGATTTGAGTATAGTCATAATTGATGTGAGCCAAGCAGTTTCACTAGAGCACCCGAATGCTCCAGAGTTCTTGGATAGGGATATAAGGAATATTTACAGGTTCTTTTATGAGGAAGCGGGTCTGGATATACCGGGTCCCGAGATAATTGCATCGAGGATGAGAGAATGTCTAGCAGAGAAGAGAAAGGAAGACTTATAA
- a CDS encoding RNA-processing protein (similar to yeast Dim2p protein that is essential for 40S ribosomal subunit; structural studies show binding to 3' end of 16S rRNA in complex with archaeal IF2 alpha) → MSSREEKGRLIMGVTRLYEKVPLDRIGVLIGQGGKVKEEIMRRTNTIITVDSKSGTVIIEPASPSTTALQLMKARDIVRAIAYGFSPERAFRLLDEDQVLIVIDLKQYIGDHPNHIQRIKGRIIGEDGRARRTIEEVTGTYISVYKTYVAIIGDFESANIAKESIEMLIQGRRHATVYRFLEREMFMEKRRRMRELWKKY, encoded by the coding sequence ATGTCTAGCAGAGAAGAGAAAGGAAGACTTATAATGGGTGTGACAAGGCTTTACGAGAAGGTGCCCTTAGATAGAATAGGCGTACTGATCGGGCAAGGCGGTAAAGTTAAGGAAGAGATCATGCGGAGAACAAACACCATTATAACTGTCGACTCGAAGTCAGGCACTGTCATAATAGAGCCAGCATCCCCTTCAACGACAGCGCTTCAGTTAATGAAAGCACGTGATATAGTACGAGCTATAGCTTATGGGTTTAGTCCTGAACGAGCGTTTAGGCTTCTTGATGAAGACCAGGTGCTTATAGTAATTGACTTGAAGCAGTATATAGGAGATCATCCGAACCATATACAAAGAATCAAAGGTAGGATCATAGGAGAGGATGGGAGAGCGAGGAGAACTATTGAAGAGGTGACTGGCACTTATATCTCTGTTTACAAAACTTATGTCGCGATTATAGGTGATTTCGAGTCAGCTAATATAGCAAAAGAGTCCATTGAGATGCTTATCCAAGGAAGAAGACACGCTACTGTATACAGGTTCTTGGAGAGAGAAATGTTTATGGAAAAACGGAGACGTATGAGGGAATTATGGAAGAAATATTAA